One part of the Solanum dulcamara chromosome 3, daSolDulc1.2, whole genome shotgun sequence genome encodes these proteins:
- the LOC129883610 gene encoding uncharacterized protein LOC129883610, translating into MRTISFEPTNNIYHYSAISTRYLVQKKEDPGTFTIPCTIGAFNFVRTLYDLGASINLIPLAIYKQLGLGSPKPSTMILLMADRLVKRPMEILCDVLVRVDSFIFPDDFVILDCEVDFEVFIILERPFLSTGKALVYMESGELTFRLNNEELNFHMCKSMKHP; encoded by the coding sequence ATGAGAACGATCAGTTTTGAGCcaacaaataatatatatcattatAGTGCTATTTCTACAAGGTACTTGGTGCAGAAGAAGGAAGATCCAGGTACATTCACCATTCCATGCACAATTGGTGCATTTAACTTTGTCAGGACATTGTATGATCTGGGAGCTAGTATAAATCTTATACCACTAGCTATCTACAAGCAGTTGGGCTTAGGATCCCCCAAACCAAGTACAATGATATTGTTGATGGCAGATCGATTAGTCAAGAGGCCCATGGAAATTCTTTGTGATGTGTTGGTAAGAGTTGATAGTTTCATCTTCCCGGACGACTTCGTCATTCTTGATTGTGAGGTTGATTTTGAGGTTTTCATAATTTTAGAAAGGCCATTTTTGTCCACAGGCAAAGCACTGGTATATATGGAAAGTGGTGAACTCACTTTCAGATTGAATAATGAAGAGTTAAATTTTCATATGTGTAAATCAATGAAGCATCCCTGA